In a genomic window of Mycoplasma iguanae:
- a CDS encoding L-threonylcarbamoyladenylate synthase yields MKEKINKKNYDKIFITTTDTLVGIGCFDYENLELIYELKKRPFDKKIIILVGSIEQARKFKNWNQQADELAKKYWPGPVSLIVNGQGFRMPNQQGLIDFLLEKGPAFVTSANLSGQNPLTFEQAIENFKEVKTAYNFGKGSNIASTIIDVGTGKKLR; encoded by the coding sequence GTGAAAGAAAAAATAAATAAAAAAAATTATGACAAAATTTTTATTACAACCACAGACACACTAGTGGGAATTGGTTGCTTTGACTATGAAAATTTAGAATTAATTTATGAATTAAAAAAACGTCCTTTTGATAAAAAAATTATTATCTTGGTTGGTTCTATTGAGCAAGCAAGAAAATTTAAAAATTGAAATCAACAAGCGGATGAATTAGCTAAAAAATATTGACCTGGACCCGTTAGTTTAATAGTTAATGGACAAGGTTTTCGTATGCCCAATCAGCAAGGGTTAATTGATTTTTTATTAGAAAAAGGCCCTGCCTTTGTTACAAGTGCAAATTTATCTGGTCAAAATCCTTTAACTTTTGAACAAGCTATTGAAAATTTTAAAGAAGTAAAAACAGCTTATAATTTTGGAAAAGGTTCTAATATAGCATCTACTATCATTGATGTTGGAACTGGAAAAAAACTACGTTAA